The genomic DNA GTTTGCTCGCGAACGGGCGAGCGGCCGGTTCCGGCCGATGGACTCCGGTTTCGGGACTGTCTGACCGCCCGCGAGGCTGCCCGACTCGCAGCACAGTATCGCACTCGCCTGCGGCGGTACGACCGTCGGCTGCCACGGTACGACCTCACCGTGCGGCAGTCCCCCGGTGACAGCCCGCTGGCGACGACCGACAGCGATGCCGACCGACCTGCAGTGACGACGAAGGCCTAACATGGCACTCACAAACCACCTCGACCGGGCCACCGGCCGCGTTGCCGACGAGCAGGACGTGATTGCCGACGAGCGGCGCGCCTACGAGCGGTTTCGAACGACTGTCGAGACGACGGCGACTGACGCCCACTCCACGACATCGGCGGCGTCCACCGGCGCTGGAGCCGCAGCCGTCGGTCTCCAACGCCGTAGCCGACCGGACCGCGGCTGTAGCGAAATCAGAGCGGCCTTTGCCGAGACGGTTCGACCCTACAGCACGGACGACATCGACCGCGAGGAGTCGGTCATCGAGACGCTCGGTGCGGAACTCGGTGACTCTATCGCCGCCGCGCTGTCCCCGGAGACGACACACGAGTTCACGCCGCAGCTCAAGACCGCGATTCTCGCCGCCGTTGATGACCGCCACGCTGAGCTTGCGGTAATGGAACGGGCGCTGACGCGGGAGGCCGAGTCGCTCCAGACTGCGGTCGAGGCCTACGACGACATCACCGACCGTTTGCTGGAGCGCAACGAGACATCGCTTTTCGAGTTCGGCTTTCCCGGACTGCGACAGCGCCACGAGGCGCTGGCCGCAGACCGCGAGACCTGCGAGCGGCTGCTCGAGCGCCGCCAAGAACTGTTGGCGAGTACGACCAGCCGCGGCGGTGATGCCGGCATCAACCACCGGACGCTTGTCCGATATCTCTATCAGTCACAGCCGGCCACCTATCCGGCGCTTTCGACGCTCGTTCAACTCGATTCGACGCTGGCAGACTGCCAGCGGACGCTCCGGGACCACCTCACCCGGCGGGTCTGAGCCAGCCGTCCCAAAGAGCCATTTGGTCCCCGGCCGTCGGCTCTATCTATGGGTGAATTTGACACACCGACGACGGGCGAAGCGACCGAAGCGGCGGCGTTCGAGTTCCTCGATACGCTCTCGTATGTCCGCATCGACGGCGACGCGACCGACGGCCAGCGGGCCGTCGTCGAGATGCGGCTCCGCGAGGGCCATGCGCCGCCGATGCACATCCACCGGGAGGCCACCGAGACGATTCACGTCCTTGATGGCGAAATCGACGTTCACACGCCGGATTCGGTCACATCGCTCGATACGGGTGCGTCAGCAGTGTTGCCCAACGGCGAGCCACACAGCCTCCACGCCGTCACACAGGCGACGATTCTCGCTTCGACATCGCCGGCCGGCTTCGAGCAGTTTATCGAGGCCGTCGGCAAGCCGGCCGCGACGGAGACTGTCCCGACGACGCCGCCGTCCGAGGACGCCATCGGACGGGTGTCAGAGCTCGCACCGGCACACGATATCGAAATCGTCGGCCCGCCGCCGGTCGAGCCACCGGAGTAAGCAGGCATCGCCGTCAGTCCCGCTGTGCGTGTCCCGCTGTGCCGGCACCGCCGGCACCGCCCAGCAGGGCATCGACGACCCGCCGAAGCAGTCGCCCGACAACGAAGGCGGCGACGGCTATCGGGAGGCCGAACCAGACAGCGACGCCGAGGCCGTCGCCAACCGCCTGCGGCAACGAGACGACCTGTGTCTGTCCCAACACCGCATACTGGGTTCCGTAGGTGGTCACACCGGCACCGAACAGCGGCCCACCGACAAGCGCCAGCGTCGGCAGGAGGCCCGCACCAAGCGCGGCGGCGACGGCGCCCACCGCCAGCAGGCCGCCGGCCGCGATAAACAGCGGCGGATGCGGCGATTCGCCGGTCCACGTTTCGACGACACGCTCGGCTAGTACTGCGGTCCCAACCGTCGTCTGGATGAATGCGGCGCTGGCGACGGCCAAAAGAAGGCCCGAAAGCACCGCGACAAGCGACATCGGCCGACGGCCGAACAGGGCGGTTTTGAATGGGCCACAGAGCCACGCGCGAGCGGCGTCGACAACGCGGCGGCCAGCGGTCGAGAGCAGCACACACAGCCGAAACAGTCCCGATTCGGCTCGGTCTGGTATGGAGGGCATCACGCGTGGATGTACTCACTCCCACAGTAATAACGTTGGCTGACAGGCTACAGAAAGAATTACCAGTAGAGAGCGTCGTCGATATTCTCTTCGTCGGTTTCGATGCCCGAGGCGATTTGGCCCGTATTGAATTGCTGGATAGCCGTCTCGCTCAGGCTCCGGTCTGTCTTTCGGAACGAATCGACGACCTCCGAGCGGGAATCGATTGCCGACCCGACCAGCTTGCTGAGAATCGCTTGCTGTGTGACCTTCGACCCTGTTTTACGCCGGATATCAGCCTGCAGCTCTTCGAGCTTCGATTTTGTCTCGTCGTCTATCTTCACCGCTGTCGCCATATACTGTGAGTGCATCCCACACGTCGTTAATATTTCCACTGGCGATTTCACCGGCGGTCACTCTATTGCTGAACGTCCGGCTGCCACATCGTACGACCAGCGCGCGGGTTCACGTAACGACTGCTCCGGGCTCCGCGGGGTCGAGGCGCTCGATACTGGACACGCACGTGTGCGCTCGCTGTGAAGAACAACGTCCTCTTTCCGGCCGCCGAGGACCTGTTGGCCGCCGAGCCGGTCCGAGATTGACAGTCTACCAAGCGCGTCTGCCGTCTTATAGCTTTTCCCTCTATTACTCCCCAATTCGAGTGCGGATACGAGCACGAAATTGCGTGTCGCTTTTAGGAGTATGTAGGGAGTACCACCGGGTAACGTCCGAGGCGAACCCCTGCGGCCGCACGGCCCAGGGGTCCCGGCGGGCGTGCATACCAAAGCATGTTCGAAACACTAACAGAAACGAAGGAACGCGGTCAGGTTGGAATCGGTACCCTGATCGTTTTCATCGCGCTGGTCCTTGTGGCGGCCATCGCGGCAGGGGTGCTTATCAACACCGCCGGGTTCCTCCAAACGCAAGCACAGGCAACCGGAGAAGAAAGTACAGAACAGGTCTCAACCAACCTCGTCTACCTCAGCACCACCGGTGAAGTTGTGGAAGATGGTACTGGCAGCCTCGTTGGAATCGACCAGTTCGAAACGACGGTACAGTTGGGTCCGGGTTCGAGTGCGATTGACCTGAACGACACGACAATCTCGGTCTTCACTGACGACGGTGAATCCGAGGAGTTCGATGGGGTTGA from Natronomonas pharaonis DSM 2160 includes the following:
- a CDS encoding DUF7552 domain-containing protein, with the translated sequence MNERMLRALRRHIESLADPDGTYVVCSRTGERPVPADGLRFRDCLTAREAARLAAQYRTRLRRYDRRLPRYDLTVRQSPGDSPLATTDSDADRPAVTTKA
- a CDS encoding DUF7260 family protein is translated as MALTNHLDRATGRVADEQDVIADERRAYERFRTTVETTATDAHSTTSAASTGAGAAAVGLQRRSRPDRGCSEIRAAFAETVRPYSTDDIDREESVIETLGAELGDSIAAALSPETTHEFTPQLKTAILAAVDDRHAELAVMERALTREAESLQTAVEAYDDITDRLLERNETSLFEFGFPGLRQRHEALAADRETCERLLERRQELLASTTSRGGDAGINHRTLVRYLYQSQPATYPALSTLVQLDSTLADCQRTLRDHLTRRV
- a CDS encoding cupin domain-containing protein, encoding MGEFDTPTTGEATEAAAFEFLDTLSYVRIDGDATDGQRAVVEMRLREGHAPPMHIHREATETIHVLDGEIDVHTPDSVTSLDTGASAVLPNGEPHSLHAVTQATILASTSPAGFEQFIEAVGKPAATETVPTTPPSEDAIGRVSELAPAHDIEIVGPPPVEPPE
- a CDS encoding archaellin/type IV pilin N-terminal domain-containing protein, with amino-acid sequence MFETLTETKERGQVGIGTLIVFIALVLVAAIAAGVLINTAGFLQTQAQATGEESTEQVSTNLVYLSTTGEVVEDGTGSLVGIDQFETTVQLGPGSSAIDLNDTTISVFTDDGESEEFDGVDEGDSLTDDGIEFDDTDRDSSVLSTDATDDDATATIVFGLDDASDGINPEDDRFDEGTTVDIVITTAEGTQAENSFIIEDPLDPQLDDEDEIRLD